One Maribacter sp. HTCC2170 genomic window, ATGCATTGGAGATTGGTCTCATGGTAATTTCGGTGAGACCATAATCAAGATTTTGTACATCATTAATTTCATAATTCAATTTTTTGTTGAAAAAATTAAAAAGAAATGCTCTGTAGACCCAAGCAATAATACCGACAAAGGCCATTCCGAAAACATAGATACGTGTAATGGGGAGTTCCTTGATAAGGCTGTTTACCATGATACCATGTACAACTCCCAAGACATAAAAGACCCCCATTAGCTTGTGAATATTAATCCATTTATGATACGGAATCTTCTTTTTTAAAGGCGGTGCGGCCGAAATGATAACGCCAAGAATAATCAATACAAAGGCGTAGAACCCTAAAGGTTTCCCAGGATTAAAAGCCACAAGATCTCTTGGTACGACAATAAAATGTGCCAGTAGTAGTACAACTGCAATGACACCTGACCGCCTATGAATAAGGTACATTTTATCAAGGCCGCCAAAAATTTTCTCCACCCACTTGGCACGTGTAGCCATTAGAAAGTTAAAGGCAAAAACCGTAACTACCCAAGAGGAGAACACTTCACCTAAAATGCGATGTACGTTTTTCCAAGATTCGTTGTTCAGTTCACCAAAGAAAAGGGTGTCTGAGGACACTTCCATGAACGAACCTTTGTAAAAGTATAGGTCTATCGCCCAAAAGATGAAGTGAATGCCGATTATTATCGGAAAGTAAACTTCCTGTTTAAGAATTCGCATTTTAATTCTCTTTAGAATCACCTAACCAAAAAGTGCCAACAGGAAATATTTTGTAAGACGCTATGTTTTTGGTGACAAAGGGCAACTTACCTAACAGTTCTTCAGCTTCTTTTTCAGAATTCACATTTACAAAGCATACAAAATCTGATACCAAATTAAGTTCTATGGTACCCTCAATATCCATGTAGATATTTTCGACAACGCCTTCTTCCCATAGATCCAATATGGCATCTGATTGTGCTTTTACATTTTCTTTAATGAGCTCTTTTGCATTGGATTGGTCATGTTTTGTAATGGTATTCCAAACCACAACATAGGATTTTGTCATCCCTCTTTCTTTAATTGCTTCTATATTGCGACCTAACCATTTAATTCCAACAGGGTGTAATGAGAATTTTGCGATTCCTTTTTTTACAACCGTTAAATTGTTTAAGATAGATTCTGCGTCTTTTGTATCCTCTGCCTTTATAAAAAATGAAATATTTGGGAAATGTGCCAACTTATCAACTTTTGAATCACTATTGTAATACACATTTTCTACAATATCTTCTTTCCAAAGGGCTGTTAGCTCTTCAGAGATTTTCTGTGCGTTCTCCGTTACCAGTTTTACATCGGTTGTCGTCCAATTCCAGACTACAGCATAGTTTGATCGGCCAATAATCGGTGATTCGGTTGTTGATGTTTGTGTTTCGGTTGTTGTCTTCTTTTTTGTGTCGCCACAGCTAATCACAAAAAGGCTTACTACTAGTAATAAAAGTGTATGTCTCATAAGAAATAAATTTTGGGCAAATCTATTTCTTCGATATTCTTTTTAATTGTATAAAACGGTCGTTTTGGGATTTATGAAGTGATTTGGGCGTTTCACCGGTATGTTTCTTTATCTCACGAATAAAATGGGGTTGGTCAAAGTACCCCTTTTCAGGGTAAAAATTGCCATCGCGTATATGAAGGTAAGCTTGATAGCACTTTTGAATGTTGAGGTATTTTTTTAAAGAAACACCAAGGTATTTGTTTAAATAGCGGTTGATCTGTCGATTAGTCCAATAAATCTGGTTTGATACCTCTGCGGTGCTAATGTCACCGTTCATTTTATCCAGCAACTGGGAAAGTCTTAATTTACTTCCAGGAATCTCTTTTTGGACTTTTATTTTAAGAAGTTCAGTTTCCCACTGCTTTACAAGTGTCGCAAAGTCCGAAAGGTTGAAATTATCTGCATTTAAATACTTAAGATCAAGTTGTTTTATATCTTGAAGAACAGATGCCACTTCCCTATTTAAAAGAAATTCAGGAGCCAGCATTTTCAAGCGGCAACCAAAAACAGTACTATTTGATGGAATCGTGAATGGTTTTTCAAATGTCCACAAACCTGTTATCAAATATCTCAAGACCTTGTCGTTTCTCGTTACAATAACAATTTTGAAGTAACTATCGGGTACGATTGTTTTTCTTTGAAATTTAGATGTAAGGTTCTTATGCATCCAAAAGGAGTGCACAAAATTTTCTAACTCTTGAGAGGGTTTTATCTCTTGATATTT contains:
- a CDS encoding ferric reductase-like transmembrane domain-containing protein, translating into MRILKQEVYFPIIIGIHFIFWAIDLYFYKGSFMEVSSDTLFFGELNNESWKNVHRILGEVFSSWVVTVFAFNFLMATRAKWVEKIFGGLDKMYLIHRRSGVIAVVLLLAHFIVVPRDLVAFNPGKPLGFYAFVLIILGVIISAAPPLKKKIPYHKWINIHKLMGVFYVLGVVHGIMVNSLIKELPITRIYVFGMAFVGIIAWVYRAFLFNFFNKKLNYEINDVQNLDYGLTEITMRPISNALEYNAGQFAFFKFPNISKKEQHPFTLSSHPYNENLRITIKGLGDYTDNMNEKVAKGHKVLVEGPYGHFSSKYVKEFDQIWIAGGIGITPFLSLAKDLHTNKVKLYWCVNDKKEAVYTKELQTIVNDNPNFEYEIWSSNESGHMTADSLNIDSFKKKAYLICGPKTLKDNLISQLKQKNVSNKNIFDEEFAFR
- a CDS encoding AraC family transcriptional regulator; amino-acid sequence: MDAPSKYQEIKPSQELENFVHSFWMHKNLTSKFQRKTIVPDSYFKIVIVTRNDKVLRYLITGLWTFEKPFTIPSNSTVFGCRLKMLAPEFLLNREVASVLQDIKQLDLKYLNADNFNLSDFATLVKQWETELLKIKVQKEIPGSKLRLSQLLDKMNGDISTAEVSNQIYWTNRQINRYLNKYLGVSLKKYLNIQKCYQAYLHIRDGNFYPEKGYFDQPHFIREIKKHTGETPKSLHKSQNDRFIQLKRISKK